From Cydia fagiglandana chromosome 6, ilCydFagi1.1, whole genome shotgun sequence, the proteins below share one genomic window:
- the LOC134665291 gene encoding GTP-binding nuclear protein Ran, with protein MADDMPTFKCVLVGDGGTGKTTFVKRHLTGEFEKRYVATLGVEVHPLVFHTNRGPIRFNVWDTAGQEKFGGLRDGYYIQGQCAIIMFDVTSRVTYKNVPNWHRDLVRVCEGIPIVLCGNKVDIKDRKVKAKTIVFHRKKNLQYYDISAKSNYNFEKPFLWLARKLIGDGNLEFVAMPALVPPEVTMDPQWQNQIEKDLKEAQDTALPDEDEDL; from the exons atggCTGATGATATGCCCACATTCAAATGCGTGCTGGTTGGCGACGGCGGCACTGGCAAAACAACATTCGTCAAACGACATTTGACTGGAGAGTTCGAGAAGCGATACGTCGCAACGCTCGGAGTCGAAGTGCACCCTCTTGTTTTTCACACGAACCGCGGCCCTATTAGATTCAATGTATGGGATACAGCCGGTCAAGAGAAGTTCGGAGGTCTTCGAGACGGGTACTATATTCAAGGACAATGCGCCATAATTATGTTCGACGTAACGTCTCGCGTCACTTACAAAAACGTCCCCAACTGGCACAGAGACTTGGTGCGCGTATGTGAAGGCATCCCCATTGTTTTATGTGGAAACAAAGTTGACATTAAAGACAGGAAGGTCAAAGCGAAAACTATTGTTTTCCACAGGAAAAAAAATCTTCAG TATTATGACATCTCAGCCAAGTCAAACTACAACTTCGAGAAGCCCTTCCTTTGGCTGGCGCGCAAACTAATTGGTGATGGCAACCTAGAATTTGTGGCTATGCCTGCGCTCGTGCCCCCAGAAGTCACCATGGACCCACAATGGCAGAACCAGATCGAAAAGGATCTCAAAGAGGCTCAAGATACTGCCCTGCCGGATGAAGATGAAGATTTGTAA